Part of the Lysobacter enzymogenes genome is shown below.
CGCTCGGCGCGGACGGCTGGATGTATCTGTCGGTCAATCAGCTCGACCGCACCCCGAGCTTCACCGGCGGCGCCGACAGCGGCCGTCCGCCGTATTACCTCTACCGCTTCCGCGCGCGTTGAGCCGGACAGGAGACGCCGCGATGAGCGATGAATCCCACGACGCGACACCGGCCTCGCCGCCGCGCCGGCGCTTCGTGCGCGACGCCGCGCTCGGCCTCGCCGCCGCCGCGGCCGCGGGCGGCGCGGCCGCCAGCGGCGCGCATGCCGCGCACGCGGCCGGCTGGGCGTCCGCGCCGCGCGTGCGCGGCGGCGATGCCGACGGCGAGCATTGGCCCGAGCACGCGCGCCTGGTGTTGTCGATCTCGATGCAGTTCGAGGCCGGCGGCGAGCCCGAGCGCGGCGCCGACAGTCCGTTTCCCGACAACCTGCCGGCCGGCTTGCCCGATCTGGCCGCGCGCACGTGGTTCCAGTACGGCTATCGCGAAGGCGTTCCGCGCCTGCTCGACCTGTGGGACAAGCACGGCCTCAAGGTCACCTCGCACATGGTCGGCGCGGCGGTGCTGAAATCGCCGGAGCTGGCGCGCGAGATCGTGCGCCGCGGCCACGAAGCCGCCGCGCATGGCATGGACTGGCGCTCGCAGGCCGGTATGAGCCGCGAGCAAGAGACGCGTTTCGTGCGCGACGGCATGGACGCGGTGGAGCGCATCACCGGCCAGCGCCCGCGCGGCTACAACTGCAACTGGCTGCGGCGCAGTCCGCATACGCTGTCGGTGCTGCGCGAGCTGGGCTTGGTCTACCACATCGACGATCTCAGCCGCGACGAACCCTTCATCGTGCCCGTGGACGGCGGCGACTTCGTGGTCGTGCCGTACACCTTGCACTGCAACGACATCGTGCTGATCGAGGGCCGCCATTTCTCCAGCCGCCAGTTCTGCGAGCAGCTCAAGGACGAGTTCGACCAGCTCTACGCCGAAGGCGCGACGCGCCGGCGGGTGATGTCGATCAGCACCCACGACCGCATCGGCGGCCGGCCCGCGGTGGTGCGCGCGCTCGACGAGTTCCTGAGTTACGCCCTGGCCCAGCCCGGCGTGGTCGGCGCACGCAAGGACGCGCTGGCGCGCTGGACCTTGGCCGATCGAAACAGCCGGCGCGAGCCGGCGGCGACCTGATCTTCCATTGGAGTTTGGCCATGAGCGAATTGTTGTTCGAACCGGCGCGTCTGGGCTCGCAGCTGCTGACCAACCGCATGGTGATGTCGCCGATGACCCGCGCCCGCAGCGCCCAGCCCGGCAACGTGCCGACGCCGGCGATGGCGCGCTACTACGCCCAGCGCGCCGGCGCCGGCCTGATCGTCAGCGAAGCCACCCAGGTGTCGCCGCAAGGGCAGGGCTACAGCTTCACTCCGGGC
Proteins encoded:
- a CDS encoding polysaccharide deacetylase family protein; this encodes MSDESHDATPASPPRRRFVRDAALGLAAAAAAGGAAASGAHAAHAAGWASAPRVRGGDADGEHWPEHARLVLSISMQFEAGGEPERGADSPFPDNLPAGLPDLAARTWFQYGYREGVPRLLDLWDKHGLKVTSHMVGAAVLKSPELAREIVRRGHEAAAHGMDWRSQAGMSREQETRFVRDGMDAVERITGQRPRGYNCNWLRRSPHTLSVLRELGLVYHIDDLSRDEPFIVPVDGGDFVVVPYTLHCNDIVLIEGRHFSSRQFCEQLKDEFDQLYAEGATRRRVMSISTHDRIGGRPAVVRALDEFLSYALAQPGVVGARKDALARWTLADRNSRREPAAT